The Aeromicrobium sp. Leaf245 genome includes a region encoding these proteins:
- a CDS encoding Pls/PosA family non-ribosomal peptide synthetase, with amino-acid sequence MLDSVRVPATFLRSGRAAPPRTLVDVLTATADAHGSEPALACGDVVLTYDQLLETAGALADELGSVGVGRGARVGVRVSSGTTDLHVAILGVLLAGAAYVPIDVDDPPERAATVLREAQADAVVTDGLVVRRLRDEVRGSGAVEPPRLEDDAWIIFTSGSTGTPKGVAVTHRSAAAFVDAESVLFCQDAPLGPGDRVMAGLSVAFDASCEEMWLAWGHGACLVPAPRSLVRSGADLAPWLVANDVSVVSTVPTLVLMWPPSALDAVRLLILGGEACPPEIGERFATAEREVWNTYGPTEATVVACGARLQPGEPVRIGLPLEGWDLAVVDDQEQPVPPGETGQLVIGGVGLARYLDPEKDAATYAPMPSLGWERAYRSGDRVVLDEDGLLFAGRADDQVKIGGRRIELGEVDNALLALPGVEAAAAAVRRSEAGNSVLVGYVVADAGFDAKASRPLLRERLPAASVPRIAVVDAIPVRTSGKVDRDALPWPLESTTTTALDGTAALVADAWTRILGSAVGGPGDDFFEAGGSSLTAAQLVARLRETHPEVTVADVYEAPTVGALAARLDTLTTPAVVQAREVRPVPRRSALAQLLLLLPLRALGGLVWIAWLLVGVQVLAVGTGAPWWPEPGWPAAACAVLVLLPPVRALLAAGLVRLLLRPLTPGTHPRGGRVHRRLWAAELVVEELRVGSLAGVGALSLFARLLGAKVGEGVDLHAMPSLTGLLTLGRGSTVEPETDLSGHWVDGDRLVVGPVRVRAEARVGVRSTLGPGVVVGRGAEVGAGSTVLADVPDDVYVSGAPSVRVGEARGPAERHTAPRRRGWPTAYALTGAALSAVPVVAVGLTAVAVVGAAWTVGGRPDGLVAALTQLALLLPLVAVLSLPVLAGLVWAVVRLASRGVVAGVHPIHGRAAWSAWTVLRVLDSAREWLFPLYSSSLTPAWLRALGADVGRDVEASTVLMLPTLTSVGDGAFLADDTMLGMYELGGGWLRVEQVKVGRRAFVGNSGMAAPGRKVPARGLVAVLSAAPRRAKAKKGSSWLGSPPTKLRRVVGDVDEGRTYEPGRRLRVARGALELCRVLAVVASAALGLTAAAALLLVADTAGWWPAVLVAGPVLLVVGLVAAAVATAAKWILVGRVRVTEHPLWSGFVWRNELADTFVEVVAAPWFCRWALGTAALPWWLRSLGARVGRGVWCETYWWPEPDLVTVGDGATVNRGCVVQTHLFHDRILSMDEVRLDAGATLGPHGVVLPAARIGRHARVGPGSLVMRGEHVPAGTSWVGNPIGPWTDATAPA; translated from the coding sequence GTGCTCGACAGCGTGAGGGTCCCGGCCACGTTCCTGCGGTCGGGCCGCGCCGCACCTCCTCGGACCCTCGTGGACGTCCTGACCGCGACGGCCGACGCCCACGGCAGCGAGCCCGCCCTCGCGTGCGGCGACGTCGTGCTGACCTACGACCAGCTGCTCGAGACCGCCGGTGCCCTCGCGGACGAGCTGGGCTCGGTCGGTGTCGGCCGCGGAGCCCGGGTCGGGGTGCGCGTGTCCTCGGGGACGACGGACCTGCACGTCGCCATCCTGGGCGTCCTCCTCGCGGGGGCGGCCTACGTGCCGATCGACGTCGACGACCCGCCGGAGCGCGCGGCCACGGTGCTGCGCGAGGCCCAGGCCGACGCGGTCGTGACCGACGGCCTCGTCGTGCGCCGCCTCCGGGACGAGGTGCGCGGGTCCGGCGCGGTCGAGCCGCCGCGGCTCGAGGACGACGCCTGGATCATCTTCACGTCGGGCTCCACCGGCACGCCGAAGGGCGTCGCCGTCACGCACCGCTCCGCCGCTGCGTTCGTCGACGCCGAGTCGGTGCTGTTCTGCCAGGACGCCCCGCTCGGTCCCGGCGACCGCGTGATGGCCGGCCTGTCCGTCGCCTTCGACGCCTCCTGCGAGGAGATGTGGTTGGCGTGGGGGCACGGCGCGTGCCTCGTCCCTGCGCCGCGCTCGCTCGTCCGCAGCGGCGCCGACCTCGCCCCGTGGCTGGTCGCCAACGACGTCAGCGTGGTGTCCACCGTGCCCACCCTCGTGCTCATGTGGCCGCCGTCGGCCCTCGACGCGGTGCGGCTGCTGATCCTCGGCGGCGAGGCGTGCCCACCGGAGATCGGCGAGCGCTTCGCCACCGCCGAGCGCGAGGTGTGGAACACGTACGGACCGACGGAGGCCACGGTGGTGGCGTGCGGCGCGCGCCTGCAGCCCGGCGAGCCCGTGCGCATCGGACTGCCGCTGGAGGGATGGGACCTCGCGGTCGTCGACGACCAGGAGCAGCCCGTGCCGCCGGGGGAGACCGGGCAGCTCGTCATCGGTGGGGTCGGGCTCGCCCGCTACCTCGACCCCGAGAAGGACGCCGCCACCTACGCGCCGATGCCCTCGCTCGGCTGGGAGCGCGCCTACCGCAGCGGTGACCGCGTCGTGCTCGACGAGGACGGTCTGCTCTTCGCCGGACGGGCCGACGACCAGGTCAAGATCGGCGGCCGTCGGATCGAGCTGGGCGAGGTGGATAACGCGCTGCTGGCCCTGCCCGGCGTCGAGGCGGCGGCCGCGGCCGTCCGCCGCTCGGAGGCCGGCAACAGCGTGCTCGTGGGCTACGTGGTGGCCGACGCGGGCTTCGACGCCAAGGCCTCCCGGCCGCTGCTGCGCGAGCGGCTCCCTGCCGCGTCCGTGCCGCGGATCGCCGTCGTCGACGCGATCCCCGTCCGCACCTCGGGGAAGGTCGACCGCGACGCGCTGCCGTGGCCGCTGGAGTCGACGACGACCACGGCCCTCGACGGGACGGCCGCGCTGGTGGCCGACGCCTGGACCCGGATCCTCGGCTCGGCCGTCGGCGGGCCCGGCGACGACTTCTTCGAGGCCGGAGGGTCGAGCCTGACGGCGGCCCAGCTCGTGGCCCGGTTGCGCGAGACACACCCGGAGGTGACCGTCGCCGACGTGTACGAGGCCCCGACCGTGGGTGCGCTCGCCGCCCGGCTGGACACCCTGACGACCCCGGCGGTCGTGCAGGCGCGCGAGGTGCGTCCCGTGCCGCGCCGGTCCGCGCTCGCCCAGCTGCTGCTCCTGCTGCCCCTGCGGGCGCTAGGCGGGCTCGTCTGGATCGCCTGGCTCCTCGTCGGCGTCCAGGTGCTCGCGGTCGGCACCGGCGCACCCTGGTGGCCGGAGCCGGGCTGGCCGGCGGCGGCCTGCGCGGTCCTGGTGCTGCTCCCGCCCGTGCGGGCGCTGCTGGCCGCAGGGCTGGTGCGGCTCCTGCTGCGTCCGCTCACGCCCGGCACCCATCCGCGTGGCGGGCGTGTCCACCGTCGACTCTGGGCCGCCGAGCTCGTCGTCGAGGAGCTGCGCGTCGGGTCGCTCGCCGGCGTCGGGGCGCTCAGCCTGTTCGCGCGCCTGCTCGGCGCCAAGGTGGGGGAGGGCGTCGACCTGCACGCCATGCCGTCCCTCACCGGGCTGCTGACCCTGGGGCGCGGATCCACCGTCGAGCCGGAGACGGACCTGTCGGGCCACTGGGTCGACGGCGACCGGTTGGTCGTCGGCCCGGTGCGCGTGCGGGCCGAGGCGCGCGTCGGCGTCCGCAGCACCCTGGGTCCGGGTGTCGTGGTCGGACGGGGCGCCGAGGTCGGCGCGGGGTCCACGGTGCTCGCGGACGTCCCCGACGACGTCTACGTCTCGGGCGCGCCGTCCGTGCGCGTCGGGGAGGCGCGTGGTCCGGCCGAGCGTCACACGGCCCCGCGCCGGCGCGGCTGGCCCACCGCCTACGCGCTCACCGGGGCGGCCCTGTCGGCCGTGCCGGTGGTCGCGGTCGGGCTCACCGCGGTCGCCGTCGTGGGTGCGGCCTGGACGGTCGGCGGCCGGCCGGACGGCCTGGTCGCGGCGCTCACGCAGCTCGCCCTGCTGCTCCCGCTCGTGGCGGTGCTGTCCCTCCCGGTGCTGGCCGGACTCGTGTGGGCCGTCGTCAGGCTGGCCTCGCGCGGGGTGGTCGCGGGGGTGCACCCGATCCACGGCCGAGCCGCGTGGAGCGCCTGGACGGTGCTGCGCGTGCTGGACAGTGCCCGCGAGTGGCTGTTCCCGCTGTACTCGAGCAGCCTGACCCCGGCGTGGCTGCGGGCGCTCGGCGCCGACGTCGGTCGCGACGTCGAGGCCTCGACGGTCCTGATGCTGCCGACGCTCACGTCGGTCGGTGACGGTGCCTTCCTCGCCGACGACACGATGCTCGGCATGTACGAGCTGGGAGGCGGCTGGCTGCGCGTCGAGCAGGTCAAGGTCGGCCGGCGTGCCTTCGTCGGCAACTCCGGCATGGCCGCACCCGGCCGGAAGGTCCCCGCCCGCGGCCTCGTGGCGGTGCTGTCGGCGGCACCGCGGCGCGCCAAGGCGAAGAAGGGGTCCTCCTGGCTCGGGAGCCCGCCCACCAAGCTGCGGCGGGTCGTCGGCGACGTCGACGAGGGCCGCACCTACGAACCGGGCCGACGTCTGCGCGTCGCGCGGGGCGCCCTCGAGCTCTGCCGCGTGCTGGCCGTCGTGGCGTCGGCCGCGCTCGGCCTCACCGCCGCCGCTGCCCTCCTGCTCGTGGCCGACACCGCGGGCTGGTGGCCGGCCGTGCTGGTGGCCGGTCCGGTGCTGCTGGTCGTGGGCCTCGTCGCGGCCGCCGTGGCGACGGCGGCCAAGTGGATCCTGGTGGGCCGCGTCCGGGTCACCGAGCACCCGCTCTGGAGCGGGTTCGTGTGGCGCAACGAGCTGGCCGACACGTTCGTGGAGGTCGTGGCCGCGCCGTGGTTCTGCCGATGGGCCCTCGGGACCGCGGCGCTGCCGTGGTGGCTGCGCAGCCTCGGCGCCCGGGTCGGACGCGGTGTCTGGTGCGAGACGTACTGGTGGCCCGAGCCCGACCTGGTGACGGTCGGCGACGGTGCGACGGTCAACCGGGGGTGCGTGGTGCAGACCCACCTCTTCCATGATCGGATACTCAGCATGGACGAGGTGCGGCTGGATGCAGGGGCCACGCTCGGCCCCCACGGCGTGGTGCTTCCTGCTGCGCGGATCGGGCG